One region of Bombus affinis isolate iyBomAffi1 chromosome 3, iyBomAffi1.2, whole genome shotgun sequence genomic DNA includes:
- the LOC126914154 gene encoding UDP-glycosyltransferase UGT5-like isoform X2 — protein sequence MNFQFLLTVISCVIFSINGARILVLFPHQAKSHYIVFEPLLKKLAENGHQVVSVNFFPQKTPLPNFTDIDISSSLPSLVGTKTVPNSFKASKWEVLRAVLNRGAPSCDSVLNHPALKKLLRSKEKFDVCIIELFATDCFLGIVHTLNIPIAVGATSSVILPWTNEIMRNPEIPSYIPCWINDLTDQMNFFERSINFVDFLVTKFAYRYLSDKPGYEIAKRHFGDDLPDFDTLRSRISLVLTNGHAAVSTSRALAPGFKELGGIHILSSSPPSLPEDLQNFLDSHSKNGVIYFSLGSQIDSSTMSEQALAAFYRAFEQVPQQILWKCTGGKMPTLPKNVKCIEWAPQLSILCHPNVRLFITHGGLLGTQEAVYCGVPILGIPLFGDQHLNMAYFVKKGLALKLDYRQLSYALVSNALSELLVNKSYTDMARKASSQFKDRPIPPLDEGVYWIEYLLRHGPNSLKTAAAELT from the exons ATGAATTTCCAGTTTCTACTAACAGTGATTAGTTGTGTAATATTCAGTATTAATGGTGCAAGAATCTTGGTGTTATTTCCGCATCAAGCAAAAAGTCACTACATCGTGTTCGAGCCATTATTGAAGAAACTTGCTGAAAATGGTCATCAGGTGGTGTCAGTGAACTTTTTCCCTCAGAAAACGCCTTTGCCTAATTTTACAGATATTGATATAAGTTCAAGTCTACCAAGTTTGGTTGGCACCAAGACAGTGCCAAACTCTTTTAAAGCATCTAAATGGGAAGTACTTAGGGCGGTGCTTAATCGTGGTGCACCATCATGCGATTCTGTGCTGAATCATCCGGCGCTGAAGAAGCTTCTGCGATCGAAGGAAAAGTTTGACGTTTGCATTATCGAGCTTTTTGCCACTGATTGTTTTCTTGGTATCGTTCATACTTTGAACATACCGATTGCAGTTGGAGCTACCAGCAGCGTTATTCTACCATGGACGAACGAGATTATGAGGAATCCTGAAATCCCTAGCTATATCCCGTGCTGGATAAACGATTTAACGGATCAGATGAATTTCTTTGAGAGATCCATTAACTTTGTGGATTTTCTAGTCACCAAATTTGCATACAG ATACTTATCAGATAAGCCAGGTTACGAAATTGCCAAAAGACATTTCGGTGACGATCTGCCCGACTTTGACACTCTAAGATCGAGAATATCATTGGTATTAACAAACGGACATGCAGCAGTTAGCACTTCGCGAGCCTTGGCGCCAGGATTCAAGGAACTGGGTGGTATTCACATACTGTCATCAAGTCCACCATCGTTGCCGGAAGATCTTCAGAATTTTCTTGACTCGCACAGCAAAAACGGTGTTATTTACTTTAGTCTAGGATCGCAAATAGACTCGTCCACCATGTCGGAGCAGGCGTTAGCAGCTTTTTACAGAGCATTCGAGCAAGTACCGCAGCAAATACTATGGAAGTGCACCGGAGGGAAAATGCCCACGCTGCCCAAGAACGTTAAGTGCATCGAATGGGCGCCCCAGCTCTCCATATTGT GTCACCCGAATGTGCGGCTATTTATTACACACGGCGGATTGCTAGGGACTCAAGAGGCAGTTTATTGCGGGGTACCGATTCTTGGTATACCCCTGTTTGGAGATCAGCACTTGAACATGGCCTACTTCGTGAAAAAGGGGTTGGCTCTGAAGCTGGATTACCGTCAACTTTCATACGCGCTAGTATCGAACGCTTTGAGCGAACTGCTCGTGAACAAGAG CTACACGGATATGGCACGAAAAGCTTCATCGCAGTTCAAAGATCGGCCAATACCGCCATTGGATGAAGGAGTTTATTGGATAGAATATTTACTTCGTCATGGACCAAATTCTTTAAAAACAGCAGCTGCGGAGTTAACATG A
- the LOC126914154 gene encoding UDP-glycosyltransferase UGT5-like isoform X1: MNFQFLLTVISCVIFSINGARILVLFPHQAKSHYIVFEPLLKKLAENGHQVVSVNFFPQKTPLPNFTDIDISSSLPSLVGTKTVPNSFKASKWEVLRAVLNRGAPSCDSVLNHPALKKLLRSKEKFDVCIIELFATDCFLGIVHTLNIPIAVGATSSVILPWTNEIMRNPEIPSYIPCWINDLTDQMNFFERSINFVDFLVTKFAYRYLSDKPGYEIAKRHFGDDLPDFDTLRSRISLVLTNGHAAVSTSRALAPGFKELGGIHILSSSPPSLPEDLQNFLDSHSKNGVIYFSLGSQIDSSTMSEQALAAFYRAFEQVPQQILWKCTGGKMPTLPKNVKCIEWAPQLSILCHPNVRLFITHGGLLGTQEAVYCGVPILGIPLFGDQHLNMAYFVKKGLALKLDYRQLSYALVSNALSELLVNKSYTDMARKASSQFKDRPIPPLDEGVYWIEYLLRHGPNSLKTAAAELTWYQYLLLDVISMMLISIIFTILIVYKLFKLLFCRRKIVSVDINKKRS, encoded by the exons ATGAATTTCCAGTTTCTACTAACAGTGATTAGTTGTGTAATATTCAGTATTAATGGTGCAAGAATCTTGGTGTTATTTCCGCATCAAGCAAAAAGTCACTACATCGTGTTCGAGCCATTATTGAAGAAACTTGCTGAAAATGGTCATCAGGTGGTGTCAGTGAACTTTTTCCCTCAGAAAACGCCTTTGCCTAATTTTACAGATATTGATATAAGTTCAAGTCTACCAAGTTTGGTTGGCACCAAGACAGTGCCAAACTCTTTTAAAGCATCTAAATGGGAAGTACTTAGGGCGGTGCTTAATCGTGGTGCACCATCATGCGATTCTGTGCTGAATCATCCGGCGCTGAAGAAGCTTCTGCGATCGAAGGAAAAGTTTGACGTTTGCATTATCGAGCTTTTTGCCACTGATTGTTTTCTTGGTATCGTTCATACTTTGAACATACCGATTGCAGTTGGAGCTACCAGCAGCGTTATTCTACCATGGACGAACGAGATTATGAGGAATCCTGAAATCCCTAGCTATATCCCGTGCTGGATAAACGATTTAACGGATCAGATGAATTTCTTTGAGAGATCCATTAACTTTGTGGATTTTCTAGTCACCAAATTTGCATACAG ATACTTATCAGATAAGCCAGGTTACGAAATTGCCAAAAGACATTTCGGTGACGATCTGCCCGACTTTGACACTCTAAGATCGAGAATATCATTGGTATTAACAAACGGACATGCAGCAGTTAGCACTTCGCGAGCCTTGGCGCCAGGATTCAAGGAACTGGGTGGTATTCACATACTGTCATCAAGTCCACCATCGTTGCCGGAAGATCTTCAGAATTTTCTTGACTCGCACAGCAAAAACGGTGTTATTTACTTTAGTCTAGGATCGCAAATAGACTCGTCCACCATGTCGGAGCAGGCGTTAGCAGCTTTTTACAGAGCATTCGAGCAAGTACCGCAGCAAATACTATGGAAGTGCACCGGAGGGAAAATGCCCACGCTGCCCAAGAACGTTAAGTGCATCGAATGGGCGCCCCAGCTCTCCATATTGT GTCACCCGAATGTGCGGCTATTTATTACACACGGCGGATTGCTAGGGACTCAAGAGGCAGTTTATTGCGGGGTACCGATTCTTGGTATACCCCTGTTTGGAGATCAGCACTTGAACATGGCCTACTTCGTGAAAAAGGGGTTGGCTCTGAAGCTGGATTACCGTCAACTTTCATACGCGCTAGTATCGAACGCTTTGAGCGAACTGCTCGTGAACAAGAG CTACACGGATATGGCACGAAAAGCTTCATCGCAGTTCAAAGATCGGCCAATACCGCCATTGGATGAAGGAGTTTATTGGATAGAATATTTACTTCGTCATGGACCAAATTCTTTAAAAACAGCAGCTGCGGAGTTAACATGGTATCAATATCTATTGTTGGATGTTATATCTATGATGCTAATCTcaattatatttacaattttgatcgtttataaattatttaaattattattttgtcgaagAAAAATAGTGTCAGTAGACATTAATAAGAAACGATCATAA